Genomic window (Danio rerio strain Tuebingen ecotype United States chromosome 24, GRCz12tu, whole genome shotgun sequence):
aaatgtcactttaagctgtatagaagtgtcttgaaaaatatctagtaaaatattatttacagtcatcatggcaaagataaaataaatcagttattagagataagttattaaaactattatgtttagaaatgtgttgaaaaaatgtgctctccgttaaacaaaaattggggaacaaataaacaagcggtctaaaaattcaggggggctaataattctgacttcaactgtatatatatatatatatatatatatatatatatatatatatgtatgtatatatatatatatatatatatatatatatatatatatatatatatatatatatatatatatatatatatttattaatttatttatttatatttgttgttcatttaaaatgtctaatcttTCAGGCAGGGTTTGTGACTGGCGGTTTCGAGCTGCGTCCTCTTCTGTTCTACGGTGGCTGTGGTTTCACCATCATGCGCTGTATGAGTTTCGCACttgaaaactgtgaaaaaaaagatggaaactaCAGCATCCTGGAGCTCCTCAAGTTCAACTTCTACCTTCCCTTCTTTTACTTCGGGCCCATCATGACCTTCGACAAGTTCTACGTTCAGGTCTATATCCCAACAAGCTGAACGACATGAGACTTtgaatgttttctctttttttaataattgtcatTCTACCAGGCCAATAACCCAAACCTGACGAGGAAGGATGGCGAGATGTGGAATATTTCCATTCAGGCACTGTTACATTTGGGTGTTATTATTATAGTGGCTGTTCTCCTTCACTTCATGTACATTCTGAGTATCCCGAGTGACATGAAGCTCCTCAAACACATCTCTGACTGGGCTCTTGGtgagtatgagtgtgtttggattcaTCAGTGTCCAAAAGATCTAAATCTACAAAAAAGGTGTCTCTTGTTTCTCTGTGCAGTTGGACTGGCCTACTTAAATCTGCTGTATGACTGGGTGAAAGCGGCTGTGATGTTTGGAGTGATAAACACAGTGTCAAAACTGGACCATCTGGAACCTCCCAAACCACCCAAATGCATTACACTGCTTTATGTCTTCTCTGAGGCGTAAGTGAGACAGTTATTGTCCtcactatttgttttattaaagaaggtagttcatattacagtttaaATTAGTACAGTACCTGTTTACTCACGGTTCTGCTACAATGTTATTGAACCTTTTTTGACTTACAGACGTTTTTTATGTCCGTCATCCATTTAGTGACAGTAAGAATTGCCACATGTAGCTTTAAAAGGATTATAGAATAGTCTTGTAtggtgaaaaacaaacaaaataaacatgataGAACATTTTTACATCATGTTAAAAATATACTAGCAAAACAGCATGCTAGCATTGTGTTAAATCATGAATGGAGGACATTTGCTAAATGCTGTTTGAGTGTTAGCATTATACTAGCAgtgttaaattatatttttacttcTGTTTGGAATTTGCCCCATCTTAGAGGCATGTTAAAATGAGCAGATAATTTTAGCAGAATGTTAAATCATAGAAAAAAATCATGCTAGACATACTAGCACTGAGCTTAACCCTCCTGATAATCACAGGTCAAAATGACCCAGGCACCATTTTAACAGcaacaatgtttttttaatcttgaAGTTTGGTGATGTTACTGAAAATGAGACCAGCATTAGTgtagaggccagctagtgaagttcctctaaaaggtgctttagcgacagataggggccatggtctttagccttcttgttagagcaaccgaatcCCATGcaaaaagtcactggttcgatcccagcttggagtgagttgggtggtgtaggatcgGCGGGGGTTACATTGGTGTGATGACCTAGATGGGGGTGAGGTTAAGGGGAGTgagtgtagcggaggccagcCAGTGAAGTACTGTGCAagtaaatctcactcctctgacctctaaagatgctctagTGTCAGATGCTAGAgactatggtctttagccttcttgttagagcaaccgactcccatgcggacaGTCACTGGTTAGATCCCAGCTCGAAGCAAGTTGGTTGGTGCAGGACTGGCAGGGTTACATTAGAAAGAAAATAACCTTTTTAAATTTTCATGAAGGTTGTACACatttgctggcagctagctctctgcaactctcacatggtgaGCCGACTGAAGCTAAACAGGTCTGTGcctagtcagtacctggatgggagagcacataagaaagctaagttgctgccggaagtggtgttagtgaggccagcagaggtcactcagcctgcggtctgtgtgggtcctaacgccccagtatattgatgggaactctatactgctcaatgagggccatctttcggatgagtcGTTAAAccaaagtcctgactctctgtggttgttaaaaatccaaggatgtgcttaaaaaaaaaataataataaaataaataaaaagtagggGTTTCtgcccggcatcctggccaaatttatcCACTGACCTCGGCCCATCTTGGCCTCCTAAGTATTCCGatgtcataattggcttcatcactcatTGTCTCCTCCACCAAAGAGCTGGTGTGTGGTATGAgctctggcgcaatatggctgtcgCTGCATAAtccatgtggatgctgcacactggtggtggatgaggagattcccccaaaaatatgcaaaatgctttgagtgtccagaaaaatgctggaattattattgtaattattattattattattattattattatttatttttattttttattattattttcaatttagGGTACAACTGTTGTCATTTTGGTCAATtgtgaataaaaatctatttctcttacttttatgaATACTGTTTTGCTAAAACATTTATGCAAGTACTTTTATAACTAGAAAATATAAACATTGATGAAATACTGCACACTAATGACGGAAAACCTAGACATTCACAGAGTCTGTGATGAAGATGAGGTTGTTTCTTCATGGAAAATAATTGAGAATTGAAATTACATCTCTTTATGTTTGAACTTTAGTGAATGTATGGTGTATTCAAAATTCTAGGGCAACACAATGGTTACATGCATAAACAGTGTGATGATCCATGTTAGACACATGATGGCAGTTTGCTAAATATTAGAAACCCTCTTCTAAAGAACATTATGAATGTGCAGAACCATGATAAAAACATGCTGGTAGTATGCTAAAACATTAAACATacgcaaaaaatataaaaataaaacaattaaattatatcataaattaaataaaacaaaaaaatatatatatttattttattcttatgtaggctataatagtttttttttactattagtttatacatttattatgtcCACCTTTTATGTATTCCCACGTGTATAATATATCTGTATTTATGCCATAAACTTCCAcatttatgtatttctttctttataataaataaattgtaaagatGTAAACAAAATGGGTAAACTAAAACTTTAAATGTGTACAGGTTAGTTGGAGTGAATACAGTCGTGTGCAGAATACAAACATCCGTAATCTAATTATAATAACATAGCTATAAAATCAGTTAAACTTCATCTTTActctaaaaatgaaacaccttttttctttctctctttttttcagaCACTTTGACAGAGGAATAAACGACTTTCTCTGCAAGTATGATTGATATTCttaccttctttctttttttacccAACAAGCACCAGAATATTAACAGTTAATATTCCTAATCTCCACAGGTATGTTTATAATTATCTCGGCGGGAAGCATGAGAATATTCTGGATGAGCTGATAGCCTCTCTGTGCACATACGGAATCATGGCCCTCTGGCTGGGACCAGGCTGGGTGGTTTTCATCTGGGCTTTCTTAAACTGCTTTGGTTTGAATTTTGAACTGTGGACTGTCAAGTTCTTCACCATGGAGCCTTTTATTTCTATTGAGGTAACCGTGCTTATACTTATCTCTGTCTAGTGCTCTCTCTAGTGGTTAAATGTTCAATTACTGGTGTTAAAATGTACTCCGGTGCTCTCCCTGGCGGTTAAACTGTATATTACTTGTAGCTCTTAGTAGTGGTACAACCGGTACAACTCAGTAGGATAATGTCATCTAGAAAATGTTTTCTTCCGCCCACAGATGGCGATATCAGATTCAATGTCACGCAGGATCAGGGCTGTGTTTAATACATTCAACTTTTGGACGATTGTGCTGTATAATGTTCTGGCCCTCAACAGTCTTGAATTTGCCAAACTGGTGGCCAAGAGATTGTTACTAAAAGGTAAAGtactgaagtgatattataatattattttagaatATAACCATTGCTCATTGTAAGTACATATATTGTATACAGCTGCCTTCATTTGACATATTTTATTACTTGGCTATAACCTTTGGTCGTGAACACAACAAATAcatctgtttaaatgtttttttttttttaagattaaattttattttgaataaatcctTTGgtgctgaaataaataaataaaaaattgtagtgagccatttttgttattattatcattattattattattattttattattattattttatttcatcataactagacagacagacagacagacagataggtttgtaggtaggtagatagatagataatttcaataatttttaatagacaaataaataaaaaaaactattgaattTATTGTTTGGTGCtactaaaaagaaacaaaaataaaaaataaataaaaataataataaaata
Coding sequences:
- the hhatlb gene encoding hedgehog acyltransferase like, b, which encodes MGVKAALPRYELYIYNVVLCLAMLWAAKYIFDVSSSNSNRKSFKSSVQPGWYYSGRKMDTADVEWMMWFSTFREHIIFALSGHVIFGKICSLLAPQYRSLVFMVYGVLAVWSSMGWAYVMLILSHCVLLYSISLVKLRWLCFTAGLSTLATFKMEPFISWQAGFVTGGFELRPLLFYGGCGFTIMRCMSFALENCEKKDGNYSILELLKFNFYLPFFYFGPIMTFDKFYVQANNPNLTRKDGEMWNISIQALLHLGVIIIVAVLLHFMYILSIPSDMKLLKHISDWALVGLAYLNLLYDWVKAAVMFGVINTVSKLDHLEPPKPPKCITLLYVFSEAHFDRGINDFLCKYVYNYLGGKHENILDELIASLCTYGIMALWLGPGWVVFIWAFLNCFGLNFELWTVKFFTMEPFISIEMAISDSMSRRIRAVFNTFNFWTIVLYNVLALNSLEFAKLVAKRLLLKGFPFTTITVMFVTYCLIQLIKEKERRQALIDDPDPIPPPPPPAPVTAPTSTDPSSIQMDTTAAQPTETSKQKAE